In Actinomycetota bacterium, a single window of DNA contains:
- a CDS encoding nitroreductase: MNAAQPYTSVEDGGSFPRGGTEEQVWEFLLRYAVRAPSGHNTQPWRFQIADGRLRLYADRGRALSVVDPEDRELVMSCGAALSHITVALRHFGYAGDVSPFPDPADRDLLATVSLGQAHTPRPGDHQLFEAIDKRHTHRATFETRTVPHQLLAQLGRDTRRAGATLHAFTEDDQKAAIATLVGEG, encoded by the coding sequence ATGAACGCCGCGCAGCCGTACACATCCGTTGAGGACGGGGGAAGCTTCCCCCGTGGTGGCACCGAGGAGCAGGTCTGGGAGTTCCTGCTGCGCTACGCCGTCCGTGCCCCCTCGGGTCACAACACCCAGCCCTGGCGGTTCCAGATCGCCGACGGCCGCCTCCGGCTGTACGCCGACCGCGGCCGGGCGCTGTCCGTGGTCGACCCCGAGGACCGTGAGCTGGTGATGAGCTGCGGCGCCGCCCTGTCCCACATCACCGTGGCGTTGCGGCACTTCGGGTACGCCGGCGACGTGTCGCCGTTCCCCGACCCCGCCGACCGCGACCTGCTCGCGACCGTGAGCCTGGGTCAGGCACACACGCCGCGACCGGGCGACCACCAACTGTTCGAGGCCATCGACAAAAGGCATACCCACCGCGCCACCTTCGAGACCCGGACGGTCCCCCACCAGCTCCTGGCGCAGCTCGGACGGGACACCCGCCGGGCCGGAGCCACCCTGCACGCGTTCACCGAAGACGACCAAAAGGCGGCCATCGCCACCCTCGTCGGCGAGGGCGA